A window of Flavobacterium psychrophilum genomic DNA:
AGCAAGGCAAAAGCCACTTACTCCCCTGTATATCATGTAACCGGCCGCACCTATTTGCGGTATGCTTCGTTTCTCTTTTTTTAGCGTATCATACAATAAATATGCTCCGCCAAGTATAGATATAAGACGTTCGAGGTTACCGATATTATTTTTTTCTTTAGGTTTTGTAAGTAGAGATGACTTTTTCATAAACCGCTGATTTTAAAGTTTAGATTGTAGATTAAAAATAACAAATAGCGTATTGATTTCCTTCTGTTTTAACACTACCTTAGCCATAGCTATAAAAAAGCCCTGCATAATGCAGGGCTTTTTTTAAATGCCATTATTGCCTTGGCTGCGTTGTTGGTGTTGGCACAGCCGGTTGTGGTGTTGTTGGCGGTGCTCCCGGTGGCGGGGTTGAAACCGGCGGCGTTACCTGTGGCATTGCCGATGAGTTTGTATTTACGCTTCCCGGTGCAGATGCAGGCGGTGTAGGCGTAGCATTGATAGGTCTTTCAACAGAATTTATATTTCGCTGTGTATCGCTATTAATCTGGCTTTGAGTACGTGTATCCTGAACCGATTTTCTTGATTTTTCTGTTTTAGCTTTCTGCTTTTGAGCAGGCGTTCGTGTTGTATCTGTCTGTGCCGATGCAATACCAAATACCAGTATTGCCCCCAGCGTTAAAAACATCTTTTTCATAGTAGTATCTTTTAATTATTTATTTTATCAAGGTAGTTTTCCCTGGTTGCTTGTTGTACTTGCAGGCAGGGTTGTTGTTGGGTTATTAACCCCGTTTACAGGTTGCGTTGTAGATGTTGGCGTACCGGGCTGCATAGTCCCCTGGGCTGCCGGATAGGCCGTTGCAGCACCCGGATAACTGTTAGGATTACTTATCGGGTTTACCGGCGCAAGCTGCTGCTCTTCTCTAACTGTTGTGGTAGACGTAGATGGTGTGCTGTATACAGGCGGAGCTGATACAATGGAGGTAGAGGCCCCGTTTCTCTGCTGCTGCTGTACCTGTTTATCTGTAGATTTTTCTATTACAGGTGTACCTGGTGGAGGCGATGCCGTTGTAGAAGCTTCTATCTTATTTTCCTGTGCTGATGCAATACCAAAAGCCAGTATTACGCCCAGCGTTGTAAATAATTTTTTCATAGCTTTTTCTTTTTACTATAAAGTTACTAAACCAAATTAACCCTAACCTACTGTTTCACAATAATTAACCTTGGTTTAACCCAATTTTACAACGCTGTTAAAATAATTAGGAAACCCGTACTACTAAAACATAGGCAAAAATAAAAAGGCATTGCTTCTGCAATGCCTTTTACTAACTAACTCAAAACTTATATTTCTCTTTTTCTAAACCATAACTAATGTGATTGATGATACTATAGTTAATAGCATAATGTATGCCAAAATGAAAATTTTAGAAAATTTTATTACCTATACCATCCTTCAAGTTTATAAGCACTATCCCAGAAAGAAAATTCCAGGCGGCTGGCTGTTATAAATGCTTCTGTCATTTTTAGCTGTTGCTGAGGTGTGCTGTTTTCTGCCGCTGTATCGCAAATAGCAATAGCTTTTTGTACAAGTAACCCAAATTCTTCACCACCATAGGTAGCAATCCAGTTTTGGTAACGATTTTCGTCTTTCTGCTGAATGCTCAATATGTACTCCCCTACCTTTTGGTAGATCCAAAAACAGGGAAGCACGGCCGCCATGCCAATTGCGGCATCGGCCATATAAACAGTGCTCTGTAGATAATGTACATAATGATGGCATGTAGGCGACATAGCCACACGCTCATCTATGTTATATTCTTTAAAATAAGAATCGTGCAATGCCCTTTCTACCACTATTGCACCTTCAGAAAAGCGTATAAAGTCTAACATAATATCTACATCCTGAGCTTTGGCGGCAATAATAGCCAACGCCCTTGCAAAATACTCAAGGTAATGTGCGTCTTGCTGTAAGTAATATTTAAATTTCTCGACATCCAGCGTTCCTGCTACCAACTCTTTAATAAAAGGCATAGCTGTTATATCATTGTATATAGGCAATGCTTCTGCCCATGCATTTTCAGACCATTTCATTCTTAATCATTTTTATGGGGTTATACGAATGGTTTAGCGGGCCGTTACCTTTTCCAGCCACAACATCTGCCGCATGGTAAATAGCACCGTGTACATACTCCTGCGCTTGCGCAACAGCATCGGTAAGTGCGTATTCCCTGGCAATGAATGATGCTATAGCCGATGATAACGTACAACCCGAACCGTGTACATTTTTAGTTATTATTTTTTCGGAAGTAAATGTTTTTATTATGCCACCTGCATCTGCTAAAATAGAAGTTAGCTGTTGTGATTGAAGATGCCCTCCTTTTAGCAATAAAGCTGATACTCCAAGACCTGTAATTTTTGTTACTGCTTCCTGCATATCCTGTTCATTCACTACAGCAATTCCTGCAAGCAAAGCAGCTTCGTCCATATTTGGTGTTATAAGTGTTGACAGCGGGAAAAGTTTCTCCACAATGGCATTTACTGTATCTTCTTCGATAAGGCGATCACCACTGGTAGCAATCATAACCGGATCGAACACCACAGGAATGTCAGGATATTGAGTTAGAACCTCAGCAATGACATTTACCAGTGCTACACTGTGCACCATACCTATTTTAATGGCATCGGGGCGGATATCTTCTAAAACCGATAATAATTGGGCTTCCACAAAATCAGGCGGAACGCTATGTATCGCTTTTACGCCAGTTGTGTTTTGGGCTACCAGTGCCGTAATAACACTCATGCCATAACAACCTAATGATGCAAATGTCTTAAGGTCGGCCTGTATACCGGCTCCCCCACTCGGATCTGTACCCGCAATGGTAAGCACAGTGGGATATTTATATAGTTTTTTCATAATGCTTTCTCTATTTCATTCCTAATTGCCCAAGCTGCCTGTGCAGGATTATCTGCCCCGCAAATTGCCGATACCACTGCAAGGCAATCGGCGCCTGCTTTAATAACATCATAAGCATTCGTCATGCTCATATTACCTATAGCGACCAATGGTTTATCAGTCAGACTTCTAATATTTCGTATTCCTTCAAGTCCCCACTCTGTAACTGTGTCTGTTTTAGTAGGCGTGCTGAACACTGGGCTTACTCCGAGATAATCGGCATAATGAATCTCATTGTTAGAAAGCTGTTCTATATATTCAACAGAATAACCCAGCAAACCGCATTCAGTCCAATCCCGTTTTATTACAGATGGAGGAATATCGGTATTGCCAACATGAATTCCGAAGGCCTTGCTCTCTATCGCAACCTGAAGATTATCGTTTATAATTAGGGGAACTGCGTGTGTATCGAGCATTTCTCTCAGCCGGAGGGCTGTCGCTATAAAATCATCGGTATCAAGATGTTTTTCACGAAGCTGAATAAGGTCTACACCGCCTTTTACAGCTTGTTCGGCAACCTCAACTATATCACGGCCAAGACAGGCTTCCTGACTTATAACCAGATACAGACGGCTTAAGAATGGTCTAGACATCCTGCGAATCGATTCTTAGATTTGTAAAAAATTCTTCCCGAGTGATGTTAAACAGTTTATCCAAAATATTTAACTGAAGGCTACCGGGTCCATTGCTTATTTTTTCGGATAGTTCTCCGGCGATGCCCAATAAGGCCATTGCTGAGGCTGTAGCATAAAGTTTATCGGTTGCGTTAGCGGCAAATGCAGCTACCAGTGCCGATGCTGTACAACCAAGCCCGGTTACCTTTTGCATAAGCGGATGACCGTTGTATATATGGATTTGTTTATTTCTAGACACTACTACATCTGTAGCACCGGAAATACAAACTATACTGCCCGTATTTTCATTCAGCCATTTTGCAGCATCAATAGCCTCGGTACTTTGGTGTACACTATCTACACCTTTTGTCGCAGATGCACCGAGTTTTGCCAACGCCATGATTTCTGAAGCATTTCCACGGATAACTGTTGGTTTATAAGCTAGTAATTTTGCTGCAACACCATCACGATAGGCAGTTGCCCCTGCACCTACAGGATCTAGTATCCAGGGTTTACCCAATTCATGTGCTTTTGCAGCTGCTTTTAGCATACTTTCTACCCAATAGTCATCTAACGTGCCAATATTAATTACAGAAGCACCGCAGATAGCCACCATATCTTCAACTTCTTTATGGGCATGTGCCATAATAGGCGATGCACCAACGGCTAGTAATGCGTTGGCAGTAGTATTCATAACCACATAATTAGTAATATTGTGTACAAGGGGAGCATTTTTCCGAACGGAAAGGATTGCATTCCAAAGAGACTCTTTCATATTTTTAACGATTTAATAAATATGGCTATAGAGTCTCCAAAATGGAGTTGAAGAAATACAATGTGTATTTCCTTCGCTTTTCCCTACGTCGGTCTAATCCGTATCAGGTTCAAAGGGACTGTCTCAATTCTTTTCAGAATACCCCTAAAGCCAAAAACCAAAGATACAGATTGTATCCCGGAAATAAAAAAAGGGCAGCGATTATATGCTGCCCTTGTTATTTTGTAATAGAAAGCTTTATCTATAAAAATGTAATTTCGATATCAAAATCAAATTCCTCACCTATAACAATATGCTTTACACCCTCATGTGTATCGCGTATACCTTTTACTGACAAGATGGTTTTACCATTAATAATAGGCCTCCAGTTTTCGGTGGTAATAATTCGACCTTTATGGTCTACCTTTTCGTATAGCTTATACTTTAAATAGTTTGTTTTTCCCGACTTAACAACTTCAAAAGCTATAAAAAACAGGTCTGAAAGCTGTATCATTTTAGATCGCCTGTAATCCAGCGTTCCTTCCTTAACCAAAGGCTCCAATACCTTTTTGCCAACAGTAAGGCTTTTAATATCTAATGTATATTTATTATAGTCGGATATTTCTTTTTTACCGGTGCCGAACACAACATAGCCTTCCGTGTTTTCGATATCCTTTTTTACCTTAAGTACAGCTTCTTTAGTAAATGGAATTTCAAAAACAGTATTCAGCACCTGTTCACGACCATTATAAAAGTGTGATTCAGGACAAAGCGAAAAGTTATTCTTAATGAACTTTTCAAGACCTTTCCAGATTTTAACCTGCTTTTGTCCTTTGTCGCCATAAGCAGTAAAATATTCTGCCGTTGTGATTGCTCCGGTAGATCTAAATTCCAATTTTGCAGTTACCTTATCTTTAACCGAACTGTATTTTTTAATGGAATCCAGATTTGTAAGTACAAAATCGTAAGTATTGACCTGTAGTTGCTTTACATTGCAATTATTTTCCTGCGCCAAGCCTTTAATTGAAGAAAGGACAAGCAAAAATGACAGCTGCAATAATCGGGTTATTTTCATTATGAGATAATTATGAGATAATTAAACGCAGCAGTAACAGCAATTGTTATGCCGATTATAAAACAATAAACTAGGTATATACCCTACTTCTGTTCTCGTAAAGTCAAATATACAAAACACAAACAAAAAAGGGCCGAAGCCCTTTAATTTATAACTATTAAAACCTGTTATCGCCATCCAGTAAATTACCGAGGCCACCAAGTATACTGCCTTCATCTCTTTGTTTTCCGCCACCCTGGGGTGCCGATGCATAAATTCTACCTGCCAGCCTGCTAAACGGAAGTGACTGAATATACACTATACCCGGGCCACGAAGCGTCGCATAAAATAATCCTTCGCCCCCAAAAATGCTGTTTTTAATACCCCCAATAAATTCGATATCATAATCTACTGTCTGAGAGAACCCAACTATACAGCCAGTATCAACCTTTAATATTTCACCCGGCTGTAATTCTTTCTTAGCCAGTGTTCCTCCGGCATGTATAAAGCCCAGCCCGTCGCCTTCGAGCTTCTGCATTATAAAGCCTTCGCCACCAAAAAGTCCGCGGCCCAGCTTGCGAGAAAATTCTATGCCTACGGAAACTCCTTTTGCAGCGCATAAAAATGCATCTTTCTGACAAATGAATTTTCCACCAAATTGTTTAAGGTCAATCGGAACAATTTTCCCCGGATAGGGTGATGCAAAGCTAACCCTCCGTTTGTATTTATCCTGATTTAAAAAAACGGTCATAAACAGGTTTTCTCCGGTAAGCAAACGCTTTCCTGCAGAAAACAATTTCCCCATAATACCTTCGGTCTGGTTAGCACCATCGCCAAAAATAGTATCCATTTGTATACCGTTGTCCATCATCATAAAGCTACCTGCCTCGGCTACTACAGCCTCCTGCGGATCAAGTTCTATTTCTACGTATTGCATTTCTTCACCATAAATATGGTAGTCAATTTCATGTGCCTGCATTTTATTTGATTTTTTGATTGTGATTATTACTGAATTAGTAGTACACTGCGCTTTTGTGTTACAGCGATATAAAAAATTTATTCCGGATCAAAAGTTGCCATATCGTGATACTCCTGTAGTTCCAGCGCACGCGTGCGAAAAATATTTGTCAGCCTTACAGCATGAACAACCAGCCACGCTTCGCTTTCCATATTTTTATATAGGGAGTTCGCAAATTCCATTTCGCTATCCCTATACATTATCCATTGTTTTTGGGCTGACTTAAAAACTTTTTTTTCTGCCGGTTTAAGAACTTTCAATAAAAGATCTGAATATTTATTTACCTCCTTCTCCCATGCAATTCTTGCAGAATATTCGCAGCGTATACTATTATCAGGATCCTGATTTTCTTTAGAGTTACGGCATTCTAGCCTTTGGGCATCAATAGGATGTATATCATACTCTGTTTGTGCCGAACTGACTGCTGAATAAAGTATAAACAGCAAGAGGTAATATTTTATCATAATAGATAATTTCTAAAATGAAGGTAGGAATTTTTCCCGAAAGTAAAATAGGGCGGCTAAATTTTAATGACAACAACCGTTAAAAACGCAAAAACCTCCGATATAATCGGAGGCTTAAGTGTATGTATACTGTTTTATGCTGTTTTATTTAATTTCCAGTATGATAATATATCAGCGATAAGTTTTTTATAGCCTGAAAATGTTACCGGCTTAGAAAAATAGCCCTGTATAGATCGCTGAGATGCTTTAGATATGTAGTCAACTCGATCTGATGTAGTAAGGAACAAATATGGCGAACACCTCTCTCTTAATTCAGGATCTTTATTTATCTGGTCTCTTAGTGTAAAGCCGTCAACTTTAGGCATATTGATATCTGACAAAAGCAGGAAAGGCCTTGTTTTTGTAGATTTAAGATAATTAATGACCACCGAGCTGTCTTCGATAACTATGAGCCTGTTGTCATAATTATTTTCCGTCATAACCTGGTCAAATGCCTCTATGAGTATTTCTCTGTCGTCGGCATCGTCTTCGATGAGTATTATATCGCCATTTGTTTTCATACCCAAATGTATCTAAATTTTAACTAAATAATACATGATTGTATTACATCATAAAGGTTTATGTATAATATTGATAATACAATCATTTTAACACTACTAATTTACGATGTGCAAACGCCTGTGGTTTCAACACGATACTGAAAAATGTAAATGATCGACAACCTGCATAAATAAAACGCTGACAGATAAACGTATACTAATCAAAAAACAATGTAATTTTATTTTAATATCTTAGCTTTAAAATTTTAGAGTTTTACTCCACTACATTTATAACTATGAAAAAAATACTTTTCCTTTTTGGAGCCCTTTGCGTGATTACATTAGCCTCGGCCCAAAAAATAACTACAGCAGACCTTCAGGGGCAATGGAGATTGTCTGCAATTGATAATAATGGAGCGCATGTTAATCTGCTTACCGAAGAAATTACAATTTCGCCTGAGATGAAAGCGCAGTTAACACCCGATATGGTGAACCAGCTCAGCGATGGACTAAAACAATCGATAAGCCGTTTAAAAGCTTCTGATGTAGTTTTTGCCAGCAACACCATAAAACAAAACATGGCAGGAAAAGAAAAAAAAGGCACATATGCACTTAAAGAATTAGGAGATAAACAATATGCAGCCTTTGCGTGGGATAATAATACCACAAGTGAATCGTCTATCTGGATTAAAAACAAACAGCTTCACATTGTGAAATCTGAAGGCGGACAGGTTTTTGAATTTATATATAGCAAAGGGTAATTTCGGGTAATTATCCTCTAATACAAACCGGAAGATTTATAATGAAAAAAATATTTTTAGCAATTGCTTTCTGTTTCTGCCTCTCACTATGGTCTCAAAATGCGACAGAAAAAGATCTTCAGGGAAAATGGCAGCTTATAACCTACACTACTGCCAGCGCCAGCCTTGATGTAGAGACAGGTAAGGTTACAGTAGATAAGTCTGCAAACACTTTTGGCCCCGAAATGGCAAACAAGCTTAAAAACGATATGGAATCGTATACAGAAATGCTTAAAACAGCCTACGTTGAAATAAATGGAAACAATTTCATGCAGGTAGTGTCTGATTCTGTAAAGGCTGGAACCTTTACTCTTGGAAGTCAGGGAAACTATCAAACAATTGAAGGAGTATTTGATGATGGCACAACAGGATCAATCCGGTTTCTTGTAAAAGATAATAAACTCATGCTTAATTTTCCCATTCAAAACAAGACGTACACCTATAAAAAAGTGTAATCAAAACTTTATAAAATCAAAAAAAGCTTCCTAACGGAAGCTTTTTTATATATCGAAACCTGATTATTCAGCGTTAGCAACAATTTTAACCGCACTTCTGTAAAGGTAAGTACCGTAAATGTGGCGACGTGCAAAACGTGCCTGAGAATCTGCATTTACCATTTTAATGTAAACCTGCTTAGGCACACCAAAGTATTCGTAGCAGCTTCCGTCAACAAAGTTGATATAAAGTGCCTGATTTTCCATATAGAAATCAAGAATACCTGAAGTTGATGTAGTTTTAGCATATTCAGCGCTATTTTTCTCTGCTGTTTCAGGAGCAATACTCACTAAAAAGTGGTACGCTTCAATAATCTCCTTACTTTTTTCTTCGGCAGCGTGGCGCTCCTCATCAGTGTTGCATGTATCAGGGTGACAGTCTTTC
This region includes:
- a CDS encoding transcriptional regulator, translating into MKWSENAWAEALPIYNDITAMPFIKELVAGTLDVEKFKYYLQQDAHYLEYFARALAIIAAKAQDVDIMLDFIRFSEGAIVVERALHDSYFKEYNIDERVAMSPTCHHYVHYLQSTVYMADAAIGMAAVLPCFWIYQKVGEYILSIQQKDENRYQNWIATYGGEEFGLLVQKAIAICDTAAENSTPQQQLKMTEAFITASRLEFSFWDSAYKLEGWYR
- a CDS encoding hydroxymethylpyrimidine kinase (catalyzes the formation hydroxymethylpyrimidine phosphate from hydroxymethylpyrimidine and the formation of of 4-amino-2-methyl-5-diphosphomethylpyrimidine from hydroxymethylpyrimidine phosphate): MKKLYKYPTVLTIAGTDPSGGAGIQADLKTFASLGCYGMSVITALVAQNTTGVKAIHSVPPDFVEAQLLSVLEDIRPDAIKIGMVHSVALVNVIAEVLTQYPDIPVVFDPVMIATSGDRLIEEDTVNAIVEKLFPLSTLITPNMDEAALLAGIAVVNEQDMQEAVTKITGLGVSALLLKGGHLQSQQLTSILADAGGIIKTFTSEKIITKNVHGSGCTLSSAIASFIAREYALTDAVAQAQEYVHGAIYHAADVVAGKGNGPLNHSYNPIKMIKNEMV
- a CDS encoding thiamine-phosphate pyrophosphorylase codes for the protein MSRPFLSRLYLVISQEACLGRDIVEVAEQAVKGGVDLIQLREKHLDTDDFIATALRLREMLDTHAVPLIINDNLQVAIESKAFGIHVGNTDIPPSVIKRDWTECGLLGYSVEYIEQLSNNEIHYADYLGVSPVFSTPTKTDTVTEWGLEGIRNIRSLTDKPLVAIGNMSMTNAYDVIKAGADCLAVVSAICGADNPAQAAWAIRNEIEKAL
- a CDS encoding hydroxyethylthiazole kinase (catalyzes the formation of 4-methyl-5-(2-phosphoethyl)-thiazole and ADP from 4-methyl-5-(2-hydroxyethyl)-thiazole and ATP); this encodes MKESLWNAILSVRKNAPLVHNITNYVVMNTTANALLAVGASPIMAHAHKEVEDMVAICGASVINIGTLDDYWVESMLKAAAKAHELGKPWILDPVGAGATAYRDGVAAKLLAYKPTVIRGNASEIMALAKLGASATKGVDSVHQSTEAIDAAKWLNENTGSIVCISGATDVVVSRNKQIHIYNGHPLMQKVTGLGCTASALVAAFAANATDKLYATASAMALLGIAGELSEKISNGPGSLQLNILDKLFNITREEFFTNLRIDSQDV
- a CDS encoding histidine kinase, translating into MKTNGDIILIEDDADDREILIEAFDQVMTENNYDNRLIVIEDSSVVINYLKSTKTRPFLLLSDINMPKVDGFTLRDQINKDPELRERCSPYLFLTTSDRVDYISKASQRSIQGYFSKPVTFSGYKKLIADILSYWKLNKTA
- a CDS encoding molecular chaperone DnaJ; translated protein: MKKIVEYRKLLDVTKAATLKELKTIYRNSMKDCHPDTCNTDEERHAAEEKSKEIIEAYHFLVSIAPETAEKNSAEYAKTTSTSGILDFYMENQALYINFVDGSCYEYFGVPKQVYIKMVNADSQARFARRHIYGTYLYRSAVKIVANAE